From the Lactuca sativa cultivar Salinas chromosome 9, Lsat_Salinas_v11, whole genome shotgun sequence genome, the window AGTGAAACCATTGTTGTGGAGATCGAGCTCAATAAGACCTAGTTTAGATTCAAAACCTCAATTTGAATCTAACTTCCATGAAACCAAGAATATCAAAAGATCAAAGGAGAATACAACTCTTGTTGTATGCAGCGAAGTCTTGGAGATTGAAGAACAAGTAGAATTAAAGGAGGAGGTTAGATCGGAGAAAGAATTAGACGAAGTTAAAAGTGAGATTGTGATGGAAATTAGGCATAAGACTTCTCGTAGAGCTATACTGAAATCAAGAATGAAGAAACTTGTACCAAAGAAACTCCATAAGTCTTCCATTGGTTCAAAAGGCGAAATACCTTGTGGGTTCAAAGAAGAAGAAACAGTGAAATGTGTTCAAGATCTTAAACCATTACTCATCTGTAATGAATCTTCAGATTCAAAAGGTGAGACTTTGTGCGTCTTGAAGCAAGAACAGGACAAGATTGTAGAAATAGAAGGACGACCTTCATCTTCATCATTAACTTTATCAAGTGAAACTGATTGCAATGACAAAGATTTAGGAAATGGATCACAACAGAATTCTGGGTATTTGGTTCTGTGCTTGATTGTTCTAATTGGACTGATTGGAGGCCGGATTTTGGCACTTGTACTTGCATTATCATGGTGCTTGATGCTGAAGAAGGCACAATGGAGAAGTGTAAAGTTTCCCAACTCCTAATCTAGATTTGTTTTTTAcaatcttttttttcttttttctttgtgTCTAAATCTTGTTGTTCCTTACTTGTGCACAACTTTATTTAAGGAATAGAAATATACCTATAGGCTATACCATACTTGTTCGTTCGTTTCACCAAATGCATAGTACTTGTTTGCATATTGACAATGTCTGATTTTTAATCTTCAAAAGCACATAATGTAAAATGATGATATTGTATGGGTGATTTTGGTTGTGAGTGATCTTTGAAGATGAATAAGTATAATGGTGAGATATATCATATAGAAGGTATTCCAACTCCATAAATGTTCCTAAATGCTTAAAGGTACTCCATTTTGGTCCCCTCAAAAAATCCCATTTATATTAAAGTTCGGTGTTGTTATGTGATGCTATTTCTACAGCATTTTGGTGCCATTTATGTACCATTTTGTCCGCTTGTTCCCATATACTTATAGGTACTTATTTAAACCTATGAATGGTAGCATCATGTGGCCTTATTAGCTCATTTcccttccaaaaaaaaaaaaaaaaaggaggaaTGTCATGGAGGCCTACAAGGTTTATTCAAAATAGACAAATCTGGAAAGAAGGTGAAATGCTATGTTTGCATAAATATAGATCACAACAAATTTACTTGCAAGGAGTCCCCACTCCCCAAAGGATAGTAAAAGTTGTAAGAAGTTAAAAGGTAAAGGGGAAAGGTGGAGGAACAATTTGAACATGCATCTTATTCGTTACATATGTTCCCATTTATAAACATCAAACTAAATGTAACTTACACATATTTTTACTGTGGTTTGAGGCAATATGCACGCTTAGTACTtaatttgttgttgttgttttacTTGGATGCCCCTAGAAACCCCAATGAAACTACAAGCAAACTGAAATGTACACAATTTAGGGTTTGATTTTACATGCCATCGATTTGTTCATCATCGTTTCTGAAGGACTATCATCAATTTTTTTCCATCTTTCTCTTCTTCCAAATCAATTATAGGCAACTGCCGTttcttttcaaaatattttctaaaatagtTCTTGGATTTAATTGTACATCAAAGATGGTGGTGCTTGTCCATAGGATCTAGTTTTATGGCCACATATGGTGAcgatggtggtggtagtggtgacaCAGTGGTGGTACACTCTTGGGGTAGGAGGGGagacattagaggagtgaaaaaAATAGGGGATACATGGGACATCCCTTATTTTTCAGAActaaaaaaaacttttctttacgttttaaaaatcatattattattgtTTGTAGAAAATCTTTATTTTTCAGAAGACCGTATAAAATAATCAAGTGTTGTCATCTTACTCTAGGAGATGATCAGACATACTTACAGTTGCATAATATGGACCCACAATTGTTGGTCATCCAAAAGGAATATTATTTGTACTTTGATACGTAATTCGTACCATCAACACCTAATAATTATACAGTATGCATGCGTATGACGTGCAATTATCCTGTTTTACGATTTTAATTATTTCTTAAATGTCTAGCCTAAATTTGTGGACGTTACAATAAACATTCAGATCACCCAAAACCAGTGGCGGAACCAGGGTTAAAGTAAAAAGGGTATCCCAATCGGGATGTACGTAGAAATTTACACCAGTAATGGCACCAATTTTTTTCACTCAACATATACTATGAGttgcatatatttttttaatggttACATCCAGGGTTGTTAAGATCGAAATTTTATCTTGATCATTTTTCGTTTTGTAAAATCGTAATCGTAATATCAAATCGAGATCGTAAGATCCTACCTAATAAACAAACTTTGTGCGTAATAATTGTAATTATATAGTTCGAAgagttaaatatttaaaaaataaataacaatacaTTACGTTAAAAAAAGCTatcaattattataataatatttaGTTTTAGAAATTCATTTGTAAGCCGTTTGCCATTAATAATTTGTTAGTAGTTataataaataagaaaaatagATTTTTATTAGTCTAATTTTTTGAAAGACTATAAACCTAATGACAGTTTAAAACCTAAAGAACTAACCATGGCATTTTTACCATTGTTGTCTGTATACACTCTTTTAGGTTTGGGGGAGTGATGCGGTTTAGAATCGCGGTTTCACCACCGTGGCAGCCGAACACCGCCCCCGAGTGCGGTCAGGTAAAGTTCAAGCCGCAGTCTGACACCTTTTGGCCACGTGTTTTGATTGGTCCAAGCTTTTTGACCGTTTAAATGGTCCTTTTTCgaattcaatttttttaaactaatcatatatatacatatcacTTTTTTACAAAAAAACCTGATTCAAATTTCTTAACATTTTACCATCTTTTTCTCAAACCCTCTCAAAATGTCTTCTTCCAAAAAGTCTACCAACAAAAAAACACCAACTAGAAACACCACAACCCCAAGACCTTCATATGATTAACCGATTTATTCGTCTCCATATTATCACAATGACGATATGCTTCTATATTTTCCACAACAAATCtcacaaccacaaccacaacaTAACCACTACCAGAAACACAACCACAACCTGACCTGTATTTTAATTCGTTTGACTTTTTGTCTCAACATAAGTTTGTTCAACAAACACAATCACAATCACAAACGGTCATTTCTAATTTCGAATCGGAATTCGTTCAAGAAACTCAACTCACTCTAGCTCCAAGTAAAAAAAAAGAGAAGGCGACGGATAAAGGATGGGAACCCCTAGAAGTGTTAGTGTTGGCACAATCATTGATCGTTATTTCAAAAAATTCGACGACTAGAAAAGACAAAAAACATGACCGTTTTTGGACTCTAGTTGTACATAGGTTCCACAAAGAATGAATCGTGGAGTCTATCGTTAAAAACATCAAGTGTACTCGAAATGGGAGAAGATGAACATGGAAGTCATGTTGTTTAATGATTTGTATACCAACATGAAAAGTCAATGGAAAAGCGAACAAAACGATGATGTGATTTTGCCAAAAGCGCTGaaagtatatttaaaaaaaaacgtgAAGTCTTTCAAGTTTCTTGAAGTTTGGAATCTTGTGAAAGATAACAACAAATGGAAAAAATAGCAAAACATCAGACGAGCATATCGACAGTGGTTCAAAACGCAACAAAACATTTGAATCCGACAACACTACATCTAATGCTCGTGTTCAATTCGACCTGAATGAATATGAACCTGTTCCAGTTCCACCTCCTTCCCGACCAATTGGAAGGGACAAAGCAAAagcaaagacaaaggcaaaacaTCGGATTCAGATGAGTTGAAAGAAATGGGGGCCGATATGAAAGATATAAAAGATAGAATTGACAAGATTTGACAACTTACTTATGAAAGAGAGCTTCAAAAACAAAGTAATAGCGACTACAAAATACTAACGATGAACACATCGCATATGATCGGGGAGGAGCTTGAAATTGTTTTCGCAATGAAAGTCAATCTCAAAAAACGTTAtgttaataaatatgtttttttttagtttttaattgtttcatgtttagggttttttttttctaagtttttaggttttttttaaaTGTCATGTTATTTTTTAAGTAATGGAATGTAtggattttagtttttaattaataaattgttatgtttttttatgaaatttaaagtttttatttaaattaaattgttAAAAAAAGGTGTGACAAAAATCTTTGGGTTTGGCAAGGAACCACACTTTGGTGATGTGTCGCCTATTTGACATCGTGACAAAAAAAGAAAGTGTGACACTACTTCCTCCAACCTTACACCTCAAACAAAAAAGCTCACGCAATACTTTCAACCCAAAAACATTTTTAACATAAATAATCATTTAGGTCTATCTCAATCTATCTTCCTAAATACTCAGTCGCAACATGTGGCCGCTCACTCCATGGTCAAGCATACATCAGACTACACAAAGCAAATGACGAAGAAATCGCAGACAATACAATATCACTAATCACATATTCAGATACATCAAATGAAGGAAATACGACCTTGGTTACACCGTTATACGAAAttctttgttatttttttttttacaatttttacatttaaaacgaaaatttctgaaaaaaaaattacactactgaaaaaaaaaatcaagggcatCATGGGCCACTCCAGGCTCTACATTGGATCCACCCCTGCCCAAAATCACATAAATGATTGTGTAATATACTCGTTATATTATTTATAAACTACAtgaacataaaagaattagactTGAAACCTTGTACAAAGATGTCTTTGTACAATGGTATCATGTTGTTTAATTTCAAGAAATCAATTTTGTCCCATTTACTTTCTTATTAATTCAAACACAAAATCGTTTTAGTTGAAGCCAATTTTGACATCAATACATAAGTTGAAGCCATTTGATTCCTATTATGATATTCAAATTGATGgaagtttaaacaaaaatttattagtgttcttggtgtttgtttTTGTGAGGCTTAAGAGAGAAATATTGTGGTTGTTTTTCTATGTATATGATAGACATCTGAAAGGGTATTAGTTTTTCCATATAAATACTTAGAGTTACTTCCTACCATTTATATAAGATACTAGGTATGAGGCATGTGTAGTTacatatttattaaaaataaaaatttaatatcaatgtataaaaattaaatattaacaaAATATTTTTACATAAATGCGAACGATATAATGAATAAATAAGTAATTTAATCTATATTAATAAAAAACTATTGACATATTTTAAATAATGATGTTGAAAAATAAgatataaacattaaatattttttaaattaactttcaaaataaatacaaacgAAATGATAAATAAGTAGTTATTGaatttatactaataaaaaaaattattgacaTATTGTAAATATATGTTATGAGTCAAAATTCTCAAATACTTCTTTGAAGATTGTGCtctttttcatttattaggatatAGATAGAGATGTATTATACACacgtatttatttataaaatttgaataaataataaatttgttAGAATTTAAATTAAAAGTCCAAATAATTAAAGGTATGTTTTGAATTCAAAAATATCATCAAATACATGACATTAATTGTGTCATTAGAACATCCATTTGTATTCAAATATATTTGTAAattaataaacatttaaatagAATGAATACTTTACATatgtaataataaatgtattaatTAGTGGAATTAGTtattgattaataaaaaaaatataaaaataccaCGGAATAACATGTGGAATTTAAATAAATGTAAAATATCATATAATGACATATGGCAAAAGTTTTGATAAAGCGAGAAGTgttaaaaaaaaccttcatttattagagggGATATAAGATGGGTTACCATTTATAATATGTAAATATATCAACGGAAAAATGATCTTTGAGGGTAACTAACTGTTGTGTTTGTTTTCATTTTGTCCCTTTACTTATTTTTGTACTTAATatatcatcgaacttgttgtttgtgttcactatAACCCTTTGACCGACTATCACAGGTGATAGCCAGTCAAacgggttatggtgaacacaaacaacaagtttgatggtatattgagtataaAAATAAGGAAATGGACCAAATGAGGACAAACTCAAcaattggttaccctcctgagtcatttttcctttactcatttacagaaaatcccacatcatctcctGCTTATATTAATGACCCTATGAGGTTCATTTTTGTTTCTCTTCAAAACAGAACCCACGAaagaacattattcatacatgtacaacttcgTAATGCACTTggatatttattaggggaatcttaactaattaggtgcatttcatgactacatttacatttccaagcaaatgatttatcgtatcatagATTCTgaacaagtctacaaacgagtgaaATCACAAGAAGGTTGCAGTCTTTGATACTTttgcaactttaatttcatttaattttttggtgaaaatgacttaggagggtaaccaactgttgagtttgttctcatttggtctctttccttttttttttgtactcaatatactatttaacttgttgtttgtgttcaccacaACCCTTTGACCggcctgtgatagccggtcaaagggttgtGGTGAacgcaaacaacaagttcgatggtatactGAGTACAAAAAAGGAAAGATACCAAATGAAAACAAACGCAATAGTTAGTTACACTCCAAAATCATTTTCCCATATATCAACAAACATATTATGATTCCATAAATGGTCCTATGGCCATATTTTAGTGAAATATTCCAACATATCAAACTCAAACTCTTTTGCATTTACGATGGTGATCTTGAAGATAACACTAACTAGATATTATAATCTAAGTAGAAAACTCAGAAATATTTTTGTGAGAAGATAGAAAAGATTGATATTGAATCTTGGAAGCTTAAATGTTGATGTTACGAAACAATTATGTCAAATTTCGTCAAATGCTACAAGCAAAATAAAacaccactatatatatatatatatatatatatatatatatatatatatatatatatatatatatatatatatatatatatattagaaaaagCAACATTCACCAAGCAAAACCTAACATTTTCAAAATGTGGATGAGCACCTTATATGATGCGTTTGACTTAGGGGGTGTTTGACTTAGTCTTTTAGAGcgaaaagttatttttcaaaaagtttcaaaaagtcaggttttcctgacttttcaaaaaattgatttttcttcTATCCAAAATCCAAAAGTTGCTTTTAAAAGTCTTTTGTCAAACATCTTTTGGCTTTGATCTTTTACTAAAAGGTCTTTTGGCAtatgaaaagctaagccaaacacccatTTAATCGATTTTTCTTGAGTTTGACTTAGTCGATTTTTCAATGGTCAAATGTTGCAAAATtagatttttatgtttttgatgCAAGCTAAAAATTGTTTAGAGGATATTTTATGGAAGCCATACTCAAATTATATTACCAAGTCAAATCATTTATCTCATCATTAATTTATATAATTAAGCAATTCTCTAATATTGAATAAAAACTTCCAAATTATTAAAATAGAACAAATCCTAAAAAGCACTTTTAAGACAATAAAGTAATCAACACTTTTGAGCTCAACTCGATTTAATTTGATTAGTTATTAAGAAAGTAAAATCACATAAAATTGCAATAAAAATACAATTAAGCTCGCGAGCTTAACTCAACTCGGATCAATTATgtaaattttaataaaataaaaggtaaaaatgTAAATACCACTAAGTTCACAAATCTCACAAGTCAATTATTCTAATAGTCAGGCTCGATTCGATAATATACTCGAGTAGCTCGAGCCCATGCTCGACTTGTCTAGAATCTTCGAGTCAGTCTCGAGTATCTTACGAGTTGGTTCGACTTGGTTACACCCCTAGTTTTTATAatgattaatatttttataaaatacaaaacATAGGTTTAAAAAATCCTATttaaaatatatttcaaaatttaaattttcaaaataaaatgttttataaacattTCAAGCAAATGCAATACTTTTTATACTCATAATTTTCTTGATCAATCTTTCAAGTAGGAAAAGATGgcgattttctatttttttttatcaactcATTGAAGatagttttttaaaaaatacaATGAAATATTTAGAGAGAAATAAACATCTAATAAGGGATCCACCAATGTCCAAATTCATTTAACATGAATTATCCACATCAGAGCCCTTAAGACACCATAATCCAAGATTGGAAGTGTCTCGAATAAAGCAAAAAAGTATGTTTAACAACTTTATAATGTGAATGTTTGGGAACCAATTCACATGTGTACACAAACACACATTATGCATGATATTAGGCTTACTCATCATCAAATAAAGTAAACTATCAATCATATatcgttctatatatatattttttctcatCATATTGAATTATTTTTTCACCCACAGATAATTTTAAATTAGTGGCATACTTAGTTTGAGAAAAAATATGTTACTTTGTAATTGTTTTATTTGTAATCCCAAATATAATCTAGTTCACCCATATAACTCATCTcaaattatttatgtattttagtAGCAAAATCTTTTTGCATATGAGATTAGTAGAACAAAAAATAATATCAACAACATAAATTTAAACTATATGTTTCATTACCAACATTTTTCATAACTAAAGTATTATCTATACTACACATAACAAAATCAGTAGATAGCAAAAATAATATATTGTACCAAGTTTGAGAGAATTTTTTTAAGCCATAAACCATATTCTTAAAATTATAAACATGAGGTTTCTAAGACTTTCAATGTAGGAGGTTGtgaaacattaatgtatttgtcAACAAAAccatttaaataaagaaaattatacATCTATTAGCAATAGCTTAAAACCTTTAAATTTGCAAAAGCTAAAAAGCATAAATTTGCCTCTAATCAAGAAACTAATGTAAATATTTCATCATAATTGACACCTTCTTGTTAACCGTACCTCTTGGCGATGAACCGTATCTTGTTTCATGTGACTCCACCATTATTATCAAATTTGTTATTTGTCTTACAACGCTGGCTTCTATAATATATGTACAATAATGGTGGTATCAAGTCTCATACTTGTTACCTTAAGATCGATTTAATTAGTCTTGTATGACGATGCAACAAAGGCCTTTTAGGGCACCATTTATGTTTTTGGGTTCTATATATGATATAAAGGCACCGCAGGAACAAAGGGTATGTATTTAGGATCTAATAGTCCTTTGGTTTAAATTATATATGAGATATTCTAAAAAATGTCTTCTCGTAGTTCTAATGTACAAGTTATCTTCGGGaaaaaaaaagaaggaaaattTTAGAGACATCTAAAAGATATGGGATATGGTCGAAAATTACATTGTCATTAAGATTATCAATGGAGCTTGCAACCCCCTGCGGTATTAGTGGCAAGATCAAACTTTTGGTAAGTGGAAAACTATAAGAAATCATGTCAAAAAGATAATAAGATGAAAGATTGAAATTTCATACTTCACTACTTTCAAACCATGCTGCAAATAGAATACACGAACAACTCCAACACTGTGCGGAATCTTGAAAGTGAAATATCATGATAGGCAAATTGCAAAGGGATCATGATGCGTGTAGAAATGCCACACATTGCAGAAAATGACTATAATGGAGGTCAGTCGCGATACATAAGACTGTGCGACACAAGCTGGCAACATTCACAACATAAAAGATGTAAAATTAGAACATATTTGTGAATCTGAATTGGACTTGAACCGTGTTGATTAGACACTCATCTTGTCCCTTGTGTAAGCTATTTCCaagtataaaataaataatatcgtGACACAATGCCCAACATTCTAACAAGGCATAAATTGTTTGCAAAGATCTAAAAATACTAAAAAGAAAATAGTATGGAATCCAAAGCAAACACATAAAAACAAACACACAAATCAAAAGATATGGTATGAAGTTTCAAAATTCAACACaaacaaataaaaggataaaaGTGCAATCAACGAAATCACTCATCATCTGAAATATCGAAAACACTGGACGACCCTTCTTCCACATCATTAGCCAGTTTTCGAGAAAATGCAGGATATATAAGGAATCCCTCTCGATCCAATAATGCCTTAAGTGAATTAACAATCCATTGAATACTCCTTCCTAACCGATCAATATCTTTCTACATTATATCATTCTCCTTGTAAATTCCTTAAAGATAACCTCTCATTTTCACCTTTCTCTTCCTCACCTTGATCATTCTCCTTCTTATTCTTCGACTCAATCGATCATGGAACAACATGTTGGCGATTTAAATTACAAATGTTATTTAAATTTAATGGATTAATTAGTTTACCAAATACAATCTTCATAACCATTGAACAAGTAAGGGTGGTGAATAGTGCACACTTGTTTGAATTTGTTCAAGATTCAAAGTACAATGTAATTTAGGGGCGAAGCCTCTGAACCTACATTATCAAGCAGAAATCTGGAGCTTCCAACATAGTAACATACACACATAGTAGAAAAACACCCCTTCTTGTCACCATCAACAACAAAGTAGTTGGGTATGAGACACTAAAAGAGTTATATGAAACTGATGACGATTTCAAAGCGATATGGGAGGAAATTGACACAAAGCAACACATGGAAGACTTTCTCATTCTAAAGGGATATTTATTCAAGGGAAATCATTTCTTTCTTCCTAGAATTTCCCATAGAGATAAAGTAATCAAAGACTTACATGAAGTACGATTAAGGGGGCATTTTGGAAGAGATAACACAATTCCTACAATGGAAGATAAGTCCTTTTGGCCACAACCGAAAATGGATGTGGGCGATTTTCTCCAATGGTGTATGGTGAATCAAGTGGGCAAAGGAAAGGTTCAAAAACACAGACCTTTATATGCCCCTATTAATTCTTTATGAACCATGGGAATATATTTCTGTGGACTTTATTTTGGGCCTTCCTAGGACCCAAAAGGGGTAAATTGTTGTAGATCGGTTCTCAAAGATGTCCCATTCTATACCCTATAAGAAGACATATGATGTTGTCCATGTGACCATACTTTTCTTTTAGGAGGTTGTTTGTCTACATGGGGTGCCCAAGTCCATAACCTTTAACCGAGATAGTAAATTTTATCCCACTTTTGGCTAACACTTTGGTGACGTTTTAGAACAAAATTGAACTTATTACTAACCACAAACAATCTGATGGGCAAATTGAAGTTGTTAACCGTACTTTAGGAAATATGATCTAGTGTTTATGTGGGAAGAAACCAAATATGTGGGATGCAGCCCTAGCACAAgctgaattttcctacaacattGTTGTTAATAACTCGACGAGGATGTCACCATTTGCTACAATCTACAAAACACTCCCATAACCGGTGGTGGATTTGGTTGATCCACTAGGAAAAATGATgataaaactaataaaattatataaagacattgtaacgcccgtagatcagggctagtcaatttagagacgataagcatcaaaaatgactttttgatagaagattatttaggatgaataatcataactaagttgtagtatattttacaaggattccgtacatataaagaacgccaaaatccgagttataacgaagaagttatgacttgttgaagtttcgcgacagaaccggcacaacgctgaatgacgtaaaaagtgaatttacgttggagtgatatttagccttagcgatctaaacgagaatcgaagatctcgttgttagtagcgaaacgacgaaaagttaggcaagaacggacgtcaaacgaagaagttatgaatttataacgaaattttctgtcccggcctattaaaaataaataataaaaaaaatcaaaattagccgacggagtctaaacgaaagtcgtagagcgtagtctcacctacgcatggatataaagaacgtcgaaaacggagttagtatgaagaagatatgaattttcgaagtttattaaataattaataattaaatttaattattaaatcccggtattatccgaagacgagtcatcggactcatccgaagtacgccccgcgtacaacgaagcatgacgaccctcgcactcgagcacttcggatacgtaagcaatgacgattctgaggcagtacgccccgcgtaacgcagtacgccccgcgtactccgaggctccagcctcctataaataggatgcgagggcagctgactcctttgctatttttctctcttctctctcccattttgcatcgttttgcgtgcccgaagtgtcccgaagccccggtatcaatcccgagtcccgaagcaagatccgaagccccgagaatcccgaagagcgtgattcccgagccgaagctctgcccgcgagaagttcaatttttgtgaagatcttccagatctgcggagatatactacttctgcaagctgtagtgctgtctgatcatcttctgatcaagtgagtgtatactacctttcataaacacgataataatacaagtatggtttgagtgtattaagtatattgttgtttatatgtgtgagtgtgtagttactttcttctaacacataaatatgaagtatttgctatgaaatacgtgctatgtgtttatatattatttgtctatttgagatgggcatggaaattggagttttatacaggtgttaaatgatttaaactgtgtaagtatttatatctacaaaattgttgggtagaacatagatagatggaatagttggtgactatggagttagcgcctattgtataaaccttggcgacgatgtgacttcgtgcctatttgatgaatcttggcgactatggagttagcgcacgttgagtaaaccttggcagtatggagttagcgcttgttgagtaagccttggcgactatggagttagcgcttgttaagtgaaccttggtgactatggagttagcgcctgatagctatggatttagtacttgataaataaactttggcagcaatggatttcgtgccagttccttaggaataaatgaatgaaggatagttggttcttagggtaaaaccttaagaagataatggggatgggtaattgggttgattgtttgctgattaaatataataattatattattgtgggttgaaaaccctatatgctcaccaggctcccaagcctgacccactcagttttcttttcattacaggtaatggcataagggtataagttggtggacttgacgagagattttggattatagatcagtagttataaataactattgtaagatctattttatattgtttatgcttttggtctgtaacgaacatgacatcccaaggttttattatttaatgaaaatacattctctttgagaaatgttttgataaatggttatcatattttattttgggaacaaattccacaaccgttttctttaaacgatcactctgatttataaaacaaagcataaacaaatcggtcttttctggccgtgaaattgaggATGTCACAGACATGCAAAAGACTCATGAGGAGGTGAAGGAGATTATTACCCAATCTAATGTTAAGTACTAAGTAGCTGCTGAAAACATAGGTGTCCCAAGTTATTTGAGGTGGGAGATAGGGTGATTA encodes:
- the LOC111907517 gene encoding uncharacterized protein LOC111907517; its protein translation is MPFSWKKKTRCTRFSQLVADHLQSPKRGGSLVVETGFPTSLIDLYVRNRGRFHKSSAKKQRENDSQTSLSTSTSSSSGLFVDPNNFSSGNSDYTRSDEIIEEDIVVESTVSSDDKIEIDNPTKSEVEKKDEMAKLNPILVAALKVLFMLVLALGTKKFTVGITLSAFLLFFLESVVKPLLWRSSSIRPSLDSKPQFESNFHETKNIKRSKENTTLVVCSEVLEIEEQVELKEEVRSEKELDEVKSEIVMEIRHKTSRRAILKSRMKKLVPKKLHKSSIGSKGEIPCGFKEEETVKCVQDLKPLLICNESSDSKGETLCVLKQEQDKIVEIEGRPSSSSLTLSSETDCNDKDLGNGSQQNSGYLVLCLIVLIGLIGGRILALVLALSWCLMLKKAQWRSVKFPNS